From the Synechococcus sp. HK05 genome, one window contains:
- a CDS encoding glutathione S-transferase C-terminal domain-containing protein, with the protein MAIPPGVVSAARAGWRWQWRQLMQGLGPADSDGHYRRPAAAFSALPPLPATAAEPQSHVLIVGRSCPWAHRAWLVWTLRQLQDSIELLVVEPDPEAGRWRFNTPFLGCSTLQELYRRSGAAANQRATVPVLVDRSSGRVVLGESARLIELLNQWPAPMTAPDLAPPELRAQVGSWRDLFQGAVNDGVYRCGFARNQAAYDRAEGELFAALDEAEAALAMADAGPWLCGTHLTLADVQLFPTLIRLELVYAPLFGVSRRPLWQLPALWRWRQRMYGLPGVADTCCDQAWRHDYFGALFPLHPSGIVPAGPALVTLVQAPLQP; encoded by the coding sequence ATGGCGATTCCTCCTGGGGTGGTAAGCGCCGCCCGGGCCGGCTGGCGCTGGCAATGGCGACAGCTGATGCAAGGACTCGGGCCCGCCGACAGCGATGGCCACTACCGACGGCCCGCCGCAGCCTTCAGCGCGCTGCCACCGCTGCCGGCCACGGCGGCGGAACCGCAATCGCATGTGCTGATCGTGGGGCGCAGCTGCCCCTGGGCTCACCGGGCCTGGCTGGTGTGGACGCTGCGGCAGTTGCAGGACTCGATCGAGCTGCTGGTGGTGGAGCCCGATCCAGAGGCCGGGCGTTGGCGCTTCAACACCCCGTTTTTGGGCTGCAGCACCCTGCAGGAGCTCTATCGCCGCTCCGGGGCCGCCGCCAACCAACGGGCCACCGTGCCTGTGCTGGTGGACCGCAGCAGCGGCCGGGTGGTGCTCGGGGAGAGCGCGCGGCTGATCGAGCTGCTCAACCAATGGCCAGCGCCCATGACCGCGCCCGATCTAGCCCCACCGGAGCTCCGTGCACAGGTGGGCAGCTGGCGAGACCTCTTTCAAGGTGCCGTCAACGACGGGGTGTATCGCTGCGGCTTTGCGCGCAACCAAGCGGCCTACGACCGTGCGGAAGGCGAGCTCTTCGCAGCGCTGGATGAAGCCGAAGCAGCCCTGGCCATGGCTGACGCCGGGCCCTGGCTGTGCGGCACCCACCTCACCCTGGCGGATGTGCAGCTCTTCCCAACGCTGATCCGCCTGGAGCTGGTGTACGCACCACTGTTCGGCGTGTCACGGCGCCCCCTCTGGCAGCTGCCGGCCCTCTGGCGCTGGCGCCAACGCATGTATGGGCTGCCTGGCGTGGCCGACACCTGCTGCGATCAGGCCTGGCGCCACGACTACTTCGGTGCGCTGTTCCCCTTGCACCCGTCGGGGATCGTGCCCGCCGGCCCAGCCCTGGTCACACTGGTGCAAGCACCGCTGCAGCCATGA
- a CDS encoding DUF2301 domain-containing membrane protein, with amino-acid sequence MTSFEGVYGPYSITADDEREVLGYRLALFTAALAQAGLLLQWKQLGEAWLWPWLVPLLLGVGLALRWIHIYLRPLHRALQLLWLLGCLGFAALALRAGPTGMAAAVAADPRWIWAIGLFFAALAGIGFKEFFCFRRPEAIGVTLLLPLALLGALSGLLPVAASGTLLGLEAGLLLVLTLRKFPMPAHADVGDKSVFAYLEAQRQQPRP; translated from the coding sequence ATGACCAGCTTCGAAGGGGTGTACGGGCCGTACAGCATCACGGCCGACGACGAGCGCGAGGTACTGGGCTACCGCCTGGCCCTGTTCACGGCAGCCCTCGCCCAGGCGGGCCTGCTGCTGCAGTGGAAGCAACTGGGGGAGGCCTGGCTGTGGCCCTGGCTAGTTCCTCTGCTGCTCGGGGTTGGCCTGGCCCTGCGCTGGATCCACATTTATCTGCGGCCGTTGCATCGCGCCCTGCAACTGCTGTGGTTGCTGGGGTGCCTGGGGTTTGCAGCACTGGCCCTGCGGGCGGGTCCCACCGGGATGGCCGCCGCCGTGGCGGCTGATCCCCGCTGGATCTGGGCGATCGGGCTCTTCTTTGCCGCCCTGGCGGGCATCGGCTTCAAGGAATTCTTCTGCTTCCGCCGCCCCGAGGCGATCGGGGTGACGTTGCTGCTGCCACTGGCCCTGCTCGGTGCCCTGAGCGGACTGTTGCCCGTAGCAGCCAGCGGCACCTTGCTGGGGCTGGAGGCGGGCCTGCTGCTGGTGCTAACCCTGCGCAAATTCCCGATGCCGGCGCACGCGGATGTGGGCGACAAGAGCGTGTTTGCTTATCTGGAAGCGCAGCGGCAGCAACCCAGACCTTGA
- a CDS encoding ABC-F family ATP-binding cassette domain-containing protein, with product MSLISLVDVRKDFGIRTLFDGLSLHVGERERLGLIGPNGAGKSTLMRVLAGQEPPGAGERRTLPQARIVLVSQEPEMDPERTVLEQVFAESGEKMQLLRRYTEVSDALAHAHANGDDDTALLSELGELNARMDQSQAWDLEQQIREVLQRLGIGDTQRRVGDLSGGYRKRLALAAALVADPDVLLLDEPTNHLDADCIQWLQGYLQRFRGALVLITHDRYVLDQVTNRIVEVDRGEARSYSGNYAYYLARKAEEDAAEAASEAKLRSVLRRELEWLKRGPKARSTKQKARIQRIEAMQEQPKRQAKGQLSLATNQRRLGKRAIEAEALGVWASDEARDGGASPLLQAFSYDFSPEDRIGIIGPNGSGKSTLLDLIAGRRQAHAGRIELGSTVKLAYFDQHSHHVLEDTDAAGRQRKVIDVVKEAASTVELEGSTLSASQLLERFLFPPAQQHQPVSKLSGGERRRLHLCRLLIEAPNVLLLDEPTNDLDVQTLTVLEDFLEDFRGCVVVVSHDRYFLDRTVDRLFSFEDGQLERFEGNYSSYLERQQSKGASSSHGAGTSSSPAPKPEAPSATAAPAPASSTTKTRRRSFKETRELEQLDAQLPQWEARRGELEGLLAAGGSDYAALEALSAELSELLAQITRGEERWLELSELAG from the coding sequence TTGAGCCTGATCAGCCTGGTGGATGTCCGCAAGGACTTCGGCATCCGCACCCTGTTTGACGGCCTCAGCCTGCATGTGGGCGAGCGGGAGCGGCTGGGGCTGATCGGCCCGAACGGAGCGGGCAAATCCACCCTGATGCGGGTGCTGGCGGGGCAGGAGCCCCCAGGCGCCGGCGAGCGGCGCACCCTGCCCCAGGCGCGGATTGTGCTCGTCAGCCAGGAGCCGGAGATGGATCCCGAGCGGACCGTGCTCGAGCAGGTGTTCGCCGAAAGCGGCGAAAAGATGCAGCTGCTGCGGCGCTACACCGAAGTGAGCGACGCCCTGGCCCACGCCCATGCCAACGGCGACGACGACACCGCCCTGCTCTCGGAATTGGGCGAGCTCAACGCCCGCATGGACCAGAGCCAAGCCTGGGATCTGGAGCAACAGATTCGCGAGGTGCTGCAACGGCTCGGCATCGGCGACACCCAGCGCCGCGTTGGCGATCTTTCGGGGGGGTACCGCAAACGCCTCGCCCTGGCCGCAGCTCTTGTGGCCGACCCGGATGTGCTGCTGCTCGATGAGCCCACCAACCACCTCGATGCCGACTGCATCCAGTGGCTCCAGGGCTACCTACAGCGCTTCCGCGGCGCCCTGGTGCTGATCACCCACGACCGCTATGTGCTCGATCAGGTGACCAACCGGATCGTGGAGGTGGACCGCGGCGAAGCCCGCAGCTACAGCGGCAACTACGCCTACTACCTAGCCCGCAAAGCCGAAGAAGATGCCGCGGAAGCCGCCAGCGAAGCCAAGCTCCGCAGCGTGCTGCGGCGGGAACTGGAGTGGCTCAAGCGCGGGCCCAAAGCCCGCAGCACCAAGCAAAAGGCGCGCATTCAACGCATCGAAGCGATGCAGGAGCAGCCCAAGCGCCAGGCCAAAGGGCAGCTAAGCCTCGCCACCAACCAGCGCCGCCTGGGCAAACGGGCGATCGAAGCGGAAGCGCTGGGGGTGTGGGCCAGCGACGAAGCGCGCGATGGCGGCGCCTCACCCCTGCTGCAAGCCTTCAGTTACGACTTCAGCCCGGAAGATCGGATCGGGATCATCGGGCCCAATGGCTCTGGGAAATCCACCCTGCTGGATTTGATCGCCGGGAGGCGCCAGGCCCACGCCGGCCGGATCGAACTGGGCAGCACCGTGAAGCTGGCCTACTTCGATCAGCACAGCCACCACGTGCTGGAAGACACCGATGCCGCCGGTCGCCAGCGCAAGGTGATCGATGTGGTGAAGGAGGCCGCCAGCACGGTGGAGCTGGAGGGCTCCACCCTCAGCGCTTCTCAATTGTTGGAGCGCTTTCTGTTCCCACCGGCCCAGCAGCACCAGCCGGTGAGCAAGCTCTCAGGCGGCGAGCGCCGCCGGCTGCACCTCTGCCGCCTGCTGATCGAGGCCCCCAACGTGCTGCTGCTCGATGAGCCCACGAACGATCTCGACGTGCAGACCCTCACCGTGCTCGAAGACTTCCTCGAAGACTTCCGCGGCTGCGTGGTGGTGGTCTCCCACGACCGCTACTTCCTCGATCGCACCGTGGATCGGCTGTTCAGCTTCGAGGACGGCCAGCTGGAGCGCTTCGAAGGCAACTACAGCAGCTATCTCGAGCGGCAGCAAAGCAAGGGGGCGTCAAGCAGCCATGGCGCGGGCACCAGCAGCAGCCCGGCGCCGAAACCCGAAGCACCCAGCGCCACTGCAGCCCCGGCCCCCGCGAGCAGCACCACCAAAACCCGCCGGCGCAGCTTCAAGGAAACCCGGGAGCTGGAGCAGCTCGATGCGCAGCTGCCGCAGTGGGAAGCCCGCCGCGGCGAACTGGAGGGCCTGCTGGCCGCAGGCGGCAGCGACTACGCCGCCCTGGAAGCCCTCAGCGCGGAGCTCTCCGAGCTGCTGGCGCAGATTACCCGTGGTGAAGAGCGCTGGCTCGAGCTCAGCGAACTGGCTGGCTAG
- a CDS encoding Calvin cycle protein CP12, whose product MSTIDEHIAKDKSEIEAARAAGDQGKVRHLEEEVKDLEEYKAHHPEDKHDPTPLEVFCDLNPDAPECLVYDD is encoded by the coding sequence ATGAGCACCATCGACGAGCACATCGCGAAGGACAAATCCGAGATCGAAGCGGCACGCGCTGCCGGCGATCAGGGCAAGGTCCGCCACCTCGAAGAGGAAGTGAAGGACCTCGAGGAGTACAAAGCACATCACCCCGAGGACAAGCACGACCCAACCCCGCTTGAGGTGTTCTGCGACCTCAACCCCGACGCACCTGAGTGCCTCGTCTACGACGACTGA
- the cgtA gene encoding Obg family GTPase CgtA, with protein MQFIDQARIAVRAGRGGDGIVAFRREKYVPAGGPSGGDGGRGGDVWLEADPNLQTLLDFKYKRLFEAVDGRRGGPNKSTGASGDGLTIKVPCGTEVRDLRTGILLGDLTDKGQKLLVAVGGRGGLGNAHYLSNRNRAPEKCTEGRDGEEWNLQLELKLLAEVGIIGLPNAGKSTLISVLSAARPKIADYPFTTLVPNLGVVRRPTGDGTVFADIPGLIAGAAQGAGLGHDFLRHIQRTRLLIHLVDASSDDVVRDLQVVQQELQAYGNGLEERPCLVALNKTELLLDDELEERIQMASDHCGRPVLAISAATSANLDKLLAATWKELGI; from the coding sequence ATGCAGTTCATCGATCAGGCCCGCATTGCGGTGCGGGCGGGCCGCGGCGGCGACGGCATTGTGGCCTTCCGCCGTGAGAAATATGTGCCGGCAGGCGGCCCCTCAGGTGGTGATGGTGGCCGTGGCGGTGATGTGTGGCTGGAGGCCGATCCCAACCTTCAGACCTTGCTCGACTTCAAATACAAGCGGCTGTTTGAAGCCGTGGATGGTCGCCGCGGCGGGCCCAACAAAAGCACTGGTGCCAGCGGTGATGGGCTCACGATCAAGGTGCCCTGCGGCACCGAAGTGCGCGACCTGCGTACGGGCATCTTGTTGGGTGATCTCACCGACAAAGGCCAGAAGCTGCTGGTGGCTGTTGGCGGCCGCGGCGGCCTCGGCAACGCCCACTATCTGAGCAACCGCAACCGGGCACCGGAGAAGTGCACCGAGGGCCGCGATGGCGAGGAATGGAACCTCCAGCTCGAGCTCAAGCTGCTGGCGGAGGTGGGCATCATCGGCCTGCCCAACGCTGGCAAGAGCACGCTGATCTCGGTGCTGTCCGCGGCGCGACCCAAGATCGCTGACTATCCCTTCACCACCCTGGTACCCAACCTCGGTGTGGTGCGCCGTCCCACCGGAGATGGCACCGTGTTTGCCGATATCCCGGGCCTGATTGCCGGTGCCGCCCAGGGAGCTGGCCTCGGCCACGATTTTTTGCGCCACATCCAGCGCACCCGTCTGTTGATCCACCTGGTGGATGCCAGCTCCGACGACGTGGTGCGCGATCTGCAGGTGGTGCAGCAGGAGCTTCAGGCCTATGGGAACGGCCTGGAGGAGCGCCCCTGCCTGGTGGCGCTCAACAAAACAGAGCTGTTGCTGGATGATGAGCTCGAGGAGCGGATCCAGATGGCCAGCGACCATTGCGGCCGGCCCGTTCTGGCGATCTCAGCTGCCACTTCAGCCAACCTTGACAAGCTGCTGGCAGCCACCTGGAAGGAGCTCGGGATCTGA
- a CDS encoding ABC transporter ATP-binding protein translates to MAEVRFQQVSKTYPPRRGSAPVQVLRQVDLQIADGEFLVLVGPSGCGKSTLLRLLAGLEAPSGGDIFVGDRCVTGLRPAQRDVAMVFQSYALYPHLNVADNIGFGLRRQRRRSTAEQLQDGLHRASRGLPKPLRIPSSRETRIEARIQDVAATLELDHLLDRLPKELSGGQKQRVALGRAIARQPAVFLMDEPLSNLDAKLRTGTRAQIVELQRRLGTTTVYVTHDQVEAMTMGHRIAVLNRGHLQQLGTPTELYQWPSNLFVAQFIGSPPMNLLPVRSAGQGQLQLGSRRFIPEGPMAEALLQWQARGGSEDLHGGLRAEHLKLAPATNRNLPAEVCHVEGLGNEQLLTARLLEGDHLVQLRAEPDQALVPGQSVHLEVDPHGWRLFDQAGEAIPRPEPASATSREPVLPDLS, encoded by the coding sequence TTGGCAGAGGTTCGCTTCCAGCAGGTCAGCAAGACCTACCCGCCGCGCCGCGGCAGTGCGCCGGTACAGGTGCTGCGCCAGGTGGATCTGCAGATCGCCGATGGTGAATTTCTGGTACTCGTGGGCCCCTCAGGCTGCGGCAAGAGCACGCTGCTGCGCCTGCTAGCGGGCCTGGAGGCCCCCAGCGGTGGCGACATTTTTGTGGGCGATCGCTGCGTCACCGGCCTGCGGCCGGCGCAGCGGGACGTGGCGATGGTGTTCCAGAGCTACGCGCTCTACCCCCACCTCAACGTGGCCGACAACATCGGCTTCGGCCTGCGCCGCCAGCGCCGGCGCAGCACCGCTGAGCAACTGCAGGACGGTCTGCACCGCGCCAGCCGCGGCCTCCCCAAACCACTGCGCATTCCCTCCAGCCGCGAAACGCGCATCGAAGCGCGCATCCAGGACGTGGCGGCCACCCTTGAGCTCGACCATCTGCTCGATCGCCTGCCCAAGGAGCTCTCCGGCGGCCAGAAGCAGCGGGTGGCCCTGGGCCGCGCCATCGCCCGCCAGCCGGCGGTGTTCCTGATGGATGAACCGCTCAGCAATCTCGACGCCAAGTTGCGCACGGGCACCCGCGCCCAGATCGTGGAGCTGCAGCGCCGCCTCGGCACCACCACCGTGTACGTGACCCACGACCAGGTGGAAGCGATGACCATGGGCCACCGCATCGCCGTGCTCAACCGGGGCCACCTGCAGCAGCTCGGTACTCCCACCGAGCTCTATCAGTGGCCGAGCAATCTGTTCGTGGCGCAGTTCATCGGCAGCCCGCCGATGAATCTGCTGCCGGTGCGCAGCGCAGGCCAAGGCCAGCTGCAACTCGGCAGCCGCCGCTTCATTCCCGAAGGCCCCATGGCCGAGGCGCTCTTGCAGTGGCAGGCCCGCGGCGGCAGCGAGGATCTCCATGGCGGCCTGCGGGCCGAGCACCTCAAGCTCGCTCCCGCCACCAACCGCAACCTGCCGGCGGAGGTATGCCACGTGGAGGGCCTGGGCAACGAACAGCTGCTCACCGCACGGCTGCTGGAAGGCGATCACCTGGTGCAGCTACGAGCCGAACCCGATCAAGCGCTGGTGCCGGGCCAAAGCGTGCACCTCGAGGTGGATCCTCATGGCTGGCGCCTGTTCGATCAGGCGGGCGAAGCAATCCCAAGGCCCGAACCGGCCAGTGCAACCAGCCGCGAACCGGTGCTGCCGGATCTGAGCTGA
- a CDS encoding endonuclease MutS2, with protein sequence MQREALELLEWARLGEHVAGFASTTAGRRVCRELPLAPSLEASRQLLAQTTELLALDGVLEGGLSFQGVAELTRTVQLCAKGGVASADELLDVATTLAAARRLRRQIDDPELRPTTTALVEELRTLPELEQRLRFCIEDGGRVADRASPPLAQLRRQIGSARQERRDRLNELLRRYAALLQDSVISERNGRPVLAVKAGAASQLPGLVHDSSASGSTVFIEPQAVIPLGNRLRQLEGEEREAERAVLFELSGLVGQEQPALEHLQRVLLLLDCALARARYSTWLGAVRPELDADPLAPLQLEGLRHPLLLWQERREGSRAVVPVSLRVHEGLRVVAITGPNTGGKTVTLKSVGLAALMARSGLFVPCSGSPRLPWCAQVLADIGDEQSLQQNLSTFSGHVRRIARILEALPPVGADLASAAGASLVLLDEVGAGTDPAEGTALAIALLRQLAERARLTIATTHFGELKALKYNDARFENASVAFDVETLSPTYRLQWGIPGRSNALAIANRLGFDAAVLDEAQQLLAPRGEGEVNQVIAGLENQRQKQQEAAEEAAALLARTELLHEELLQRWQQQKEQSAELQEQRRQELERSIRDGQKEVRRIIRRLRQGRDVDPSSLGETARRAGQRLKKLEQQHRPQPERRDHKGWRPGVGDRVRVLSLGKAGEVLALSADGRELTVRCGVMRLNLELSAIEGLNGEKPAPPEATVKVRSRTPVGSRSPDVRTERNTVDVRGMRVHEAEAAVEERLRTASGPLWVIHGIGTGKLKRGLREWLATVPYVERVSDAEQGDGGQGCSVIWPK encoded by the coding sequence ATTCAGCGTGAGGCCCTCGAGCTGCTCGAGTGGGCCCGCCTGGGGGAGCATGTGGCCGGCTTCGCCAGCACCACGGCAGGCCGTCGCGTGTGCCGTGAGCTGCCGCTGGCTCCCAGCCTTGAGGCCAGCCGCCAGCTGTTGGCGCAAACCACCGAACTGCTGGCCCTCGATGGAGTTCTAGAGGGCGGCCTCAGTTTTCAGGGGGTGGCGGAGCTCACCCGCACCGTGCAGCTGTGTGCCAAGGGCGGGGTGGCTTCAGCTGATGAACTGCTGGATGTGGCCACAACATTGGCAGCGGCGCGCCGGCTCCGCCGCCAGATCGATGATCCCGAGTTGAGGCCCACCACCACGGCGCTGGTGGAAGAGCTCCGCACCTTGCCAGAACTGGAGCAGCGTCTGCGCTTCTGCATTGAAGACGGTGGCCGCGTCGCCGATCGGGCCAGTCCGCCTCTCGCCCAGTTGCGCCGCCAGATCGGTTCAGCCCGCCAGGAGCGCCGCGATCGCCTGAACGAGCTGCTACGTCGTTACGCCGCCCTGCTCCAGGACAGTGTGATCTCTGAGCGCAACGGCCGTCCGGTGTTGGCGGTGAAAGCCGGCGCCGCTAGCCAATTGCCGGGCCTGGTGCACGACAGCTCCGCCTCCGGCAGCACGGTGTTCATTGAGCCCCAGGCGGTGATTCCCCTGGGCAATCGGCTCCGCCAGCTCGAGGGTGAAGAGCGGGAAGCGGAGCGGGCTGTGCTCTTCGAACTCAGCGGCCTTGTGGGGCAGGAGCAACCGGCGCTGGAGCATCTTCAGCGGGTGTTGCTGTTGCTCGATTGCGCTCTGGCGCGAGCCCGCTACAGCACCTGGCTAGGGGCGGTGCGTCCCGAACTCGATGCCGACCCGCTGGCGCCGCTGCAGCTGGAGGGGCTGCGCCATCCGCTGCTGCTCTGGCAGGAGCGCCGCGAAGGCTCCCGGGCGGTGGTGCCGGTGAGCTTGCGGGTGCATGAGGGGCTGCGGGTGGTGGCGATCACGGGCCCCAACACGGGCGGCAAAACCGTGACCCTCAAGAGCGTGGGGTTAGCGGCCTTGATGGCCCGGTCCGGTTTGTTTGTGCCCTGTAGCGGCAGCCCGCGCCTGCCCTGGTGTGCCCAGGTGCTGGCGGATATCGGCGATGAGCAGTCGCTGCAGCAAAACCTCTCCACTTTTAGCGGCCATGTGCGCCGCATCGCCCGCATCCTTGAGGCGCTACCGCCCGTAGGTGCGGATCTGGCCAGCGCAGCCGGAGCCTCGCTGGTGCTGCTTGATGAGGTGGGTGCCGGCACCGATCCCGCCGAAGGCACAGCCCTGGCGATCGCCTTGTTGCGCCAGCTGGCGGAGCGGGCGCGGCTCACCATCGCCACCACCCACTTCGGAGAGCTCAAGGCCCTCAAATACAACGACGCCCGCTTCGAAAACGCCTCGGTGGCCTTCGATGTGGAAACCCTGTCGCCCACCTATCGCCTGCAGTGGGGCATTCCCGGGCGCAGCAATGCCTTGGCGATCGCCAATCGCCTCGGTTTTGATGCTGCAGTGCTCGATGAAGCCCAGCAGTTGTTGGCGCCCCGTGGTGAAGGAGAGGTGAATCAGGTGATCGCTGGGCTGGAGAACCAGCGGCAGAAGCAACAAGAAGCTGCCGAGGAGGCTGCAGCGCTGCTGGCTCGCACCGAACTCCTGCACGAGGAGCTGCTCCAGCGCTGGCAGCAACAGAAAGAACAGAGCGCTGAGTTGCAGGAGCAACGCCGCCAGGAGCTTGAACGCTCGATCCGTGACGGCCAGAAAGAGGTGCGACGGATCATCCGCCGCCTGCGCCAGGGCCGTGATGTGGATCCCTCCAGCCTCGGCGAAACGGCCCGTCGCGCTGGTCAACGCCTCAAGAAGCTCGAGCAGCAGCACCGGCCTCAGCCCGAACGGCGCGATCACAAGGGCTGGAGGCCCGGTGTGGGTGATCGGGTGCGGGTGCTGTCGCTGGGCAAGGCCGGCGAGGTGTTGGCCCTCTCCGCTGATGGCCGTGAGCTCACCGTGCGCTGCGGCGTGATGCGGCTCAACCTGGAGCTCTCGGCCATCGAAGGGCTCAACGGCGAGAAGCCCGCCCCGCCGGAGGCCACCGTGAAGGTGCGCAGCCGCACCCCCGTCGGCAGCCGCAGCCCCGATGTGCGCACGGAGCGCAACACCGTGGATGTGCGCGGCATGCGTGTGCATGAAGCGGAGGCGGCGGTGGAGGAGCGCTTGCGCACCGCCAGCGGCCCTCTCTGGGTGATCCACGGCATCGGCACCGGCAAGCTCAAGCGCGGCCTGCGCGAGTGGTTGGCCACCGTTCCCTACGTGGAGCGCGTCAGCGATGCTGAGCAAGGGGATGGCGGCCAGGGCTGCAGCGTGATCTGGCCGAAATAA
- a CDS encoding VOC family protein, protein MSASHRLGHVALRVQDMDRAKRFYLGLGLRLTWDADDWCYVQWPATGEGIALLSPSYRAAGPHFAFHFNDRAEVDRIREQLVEQGHSCGPVHDHRDGTASFYMQDPEGNWLEMLYEPAGGIPSNTGAEPIAVFPA, encoded by the coding sequence ATGTCCGCCAGCCACCGACTCGGCCATGTCGCCCTGCGGGTGCAAGACATGGATCGCGCCAAGCGCTTTTATCTCGGGCTCGGCCTGCGGCTCACCTGGGATGCCGACGACTGGTGCTACGTGCAGTGGCCTGCCACCGGCGAAGGCATTGCCCTGTTGAGCCCGAGCTATCGCGCCGCTGGCCCCCACTTCGCCTTCCACTTCAACGATCGCGCTGAGGTGGATCGGATCCGCGAGCAGCTGGTGGAGCAGGGCCACAGCTGCGGGCCGGTGCACGACCACCGCGACGGCACTGCGTCGTTCTACATGCAGGATCCGGAAGGCAATTGGCTGGAGATGCTGTACGAGCCGGCCGGTGGCATTCCCTCCAACACCGGCGCCGAACCGATTGCGGTGTTTCCGGCGTGA